The genome window attgtattctTGCAGATATTAAGAGTTGGAAAAATCAGGCAATGTATTTGTATATTGTTAGCTACGTCCATTCTCAAATATTTCCCATCCATCCACAACCCGTTTGGATGAGGATTCATTTTAGCGTACTTTGTTTAACTTGACCGAACATTACGAATGCGTAAGTATCCCGTATTTTACTACAGAAGCCTCCCATTCAGTCAAGGGGCATAATAATATCCGAAATGTTTATTTCACATTTCGTAGTTATTGCCCCACAACAACTGTAAAATTATTTATCAATAAAGGTGAATTGGTAAACTATCCCAATATGGTATTACACTATATTTAGCGTCACACAGCTAAcagtaaaataaatacatgtattcatgatttcatatttaatttttattgaaaccTGTACTCCCCATAACtatagttattatttaaagtattttaaagaCACGTAAGAAATACTGACCGGTAAACAAAAAAAGAGATAGGGGAAGAAAAAAAGAAGTTACCGTTATATATTAACACAACATGATAAGGAGTTGTAGaggaaaaatatatatgtaacacATTGTCAATGAAATTTGATGCATGATATTTTCACAGCACAAATACAAAAAGCCATCTAATTTAGGTAATCAAATAATGTTTATGAGCACTAATGATTGTTCAAGAATTTAGTTATAGAAAGTAGgatatattgttaaattttaaaaagagAATATTGATATTTGATACTAGTAATTTTTTGTGAAATAAGATTATTGGTGATGAATTTCGGATCTTTATTGGAGCAAATtattatgtgtgtatatttagCCAAGAGATAGGGAATCACATCACAAATCTCGTCTGCCCTGCATACCAAAGTAGTTTTAACATAACGTAATGGTCTggacatatatttgttttaacagAATTTTAACATTACATCCTAATTCAGAAACCTTACATTAAATATAGTTAAATGGATTTTGTTGGCAATATTTTGTGGATAGTTATTGATTTAGGAAATAaagaccatgtgtttgtacaataAGTAAACGAACGTTAAAGACATTAGTTACAAAGAATATCCAACACAATACCCGGTGCGAGAAATCATATATCATTTTGTCTTGTATTGCGTAGTCAATTCGATCAATTAAAAGACTGACGGTTGTTAACCGTAAATATTATATGATAATGTTTCtttagttttattatatttaagacAGATATAATATCAGACGTTATTACACAGCATGCTGAAGAATACTATCTTGCAGTCGCCAGATATGCATGACAGTACATGTGTGCGCAGAATGATCAGAATGTGTATACTTGCCTTTCTTTTCGAGCAATTATTTCAATGAAACTTCACATATGCAAACATTGACGGCAGATGCTTTTTCGCGTGCAAGTTTTATGAAGTTTTGTTGAGAGATTCTTTTATATGAGTGAGTTTCCGCCCTGTTTTTCACGGGTCAAAATTATGGATGGTTATAAGCCaatatcaaattatatatttccaaaatttatATCACCAATTTTAACGTAATTTTAACGCAATTTTCTCGTACCAAACAAACAGCTTCTCTCTACGAAGACGAGCGAGATCATGCAATATCTCATAAGTCACTTTTAGGGCTGACATGCACAGATTGTTTAGATTTATTATAACGTATCTATGTGTAATTGACATATACTCATTGGTTAATATTGCAAATAATTCAGAAACTTGGTAATCAATTTCTAACGCTTCCGTCATCTTGACTTTAATCCGTAAGAATCAAAACAAAAATGCTCAAATATGTTCACAAATGAATGATCAATTATCAACcgtatatttgtatttatgataaaTTGCAGAATAATCATGCGAAGACGTGTTTTTAGTAGCCCTAAACTGAAATAATACATAACCTATattgtcccctatcggtgaaaccggaggggaccaatggtttgcgctctgtctgtcagtaagtctgtcagtcagtcagtctgtcagtcagtcagtctgtcagtcacacttttctggatcctgcgataacttcttcaaaagtttttcatatttttcatgaaacttgaaacatggatagatggcaatatggagattatgcacgtcatttcattttgtttctacatcaagaattctggttgaaatggcaacaaatataaaaaaaatctgacaatgctggattttcaccggtaggggaccatattgcttggttTAATATATTCTGATAATTAACAGTTCCGGGACATTTTTGCAACATTTCAATAACTCAAGTTATTCCTCAAAATGTcgtgaaattatataaaggagATTGAGTTTTGGTCGCGGAGACAGTCGATCTATATTGTGAGCTGACCTCAGTGGGGctgtttgaatatttattttattttttttttattttacgaacaagtattttaaaacaaatatattattacgTTACATTCGGCATGAAATGGTTGTGTCCCCCATGGCAAGATAGAGCGAAATGACACCTCCTCTTCGACGTGACAATATAATATAAGTGGTATATAGCAATTTATACAAAagacatatacaaatatattgttatatCGAATTTAAACGGATCTAATCATCCAATGTATATTTCCGTGTTTTGCTGTGCCCTACTTAATTCCTCTTTAACGTAGTTTGGCAATTTGATGCTGTGCTGTGATGTGTTCTGGTCTTCTTTTCTCTTCTCAAATCTGCTGGGTTTCCAATACAGTGTGTAGGATTCTCTTCGCACACCATcgaataatatataaatattaaatgattagTATTTACTTCTGCATACCGTTTCATAGGTAGAATTAAATATTTAGGCCACAGCAAATGAATATGAccgaaatacaattaaatataactaatGTTTTAATTGCGCCCGCTGGTCCGTTATTCAGATTGCGTTTGCATCAAATAGCACTTCATTATTTTAGAAAGCCTGTATTTATTGGCCATAAATGTCAATACGTTTTCGTTGAACGGTAAATGATACAAAATGACAGAATCAAGCTGATTGGTCGTGTGTTAAACGAAACTGTCATTGTTCATCTATTTTATCAGAGCAGACTGATACAATTATATCTGCAGTTTTATTTCTCCCAGCGGTCACTGCTTCTTACTAAAGATATCACCCGCATGTTTTCATGTACGAGATCAGGAAATTTGATTGTTGATATGGAGTTAAAAAAGCATGAAGCTCTAGAGTGTTTAAGTAATACTATAACTTAACCTTAAAAAAACGATACAAATGATAGGCTAAATTTGTTCACGATTAACTTTCACTTAAATCTTACGTAATATCATAACTGGTTTTAAAAAAACTCTGCCTTTTGTAAAAATCCATGAGTGACAGTAGAACCTAAACATGAGCGCAAACAATTGGTTGTtttcaattgtaataaacaaaattaaaagacaTACATGGCGCCAGATAATAGTATTAAGAGTTCATTATTAGCAATTTATATCGCTTTTAAAGTCCTTCGTGGACTTGTCATTGCGAGTCGGATATTTTggtaaaatgcaaaaaaatagaCAATTAAAGACTTTgtcaaataaatgaaatagtttcggaaatatttatgtattgttatgtttgtaaCCTTTTAAATTCGTGAAACCAGGATACAACAACGCAAGAAAAGTACATATCCATTCATTTCCTTATTTCTGCGTCTATTTACACGTATCTTTGTCAGTTggaaaaatgcaaatataaaataaagcaCGAAAAATAATAACCATGCATTTAAGTAAGATCACCCGCTTAAATATAGCATATcaattgtataaatgtttatCGATTCTGTTATTACAACTTAAGTATAAGATAGTATGCTTAAGATAACAATAGACATATGTAAATGTGATATCTTGACACATAAAAAAGCCTTTAAATTAACTTGCAATGTTTACTTAAATACTCCATTTAGACTATTCgcaacattaaaatatgtttcttaaccTGTACACGTATAAATTTACACGTGTGTTAATCCTaactaatataaaaataataagtctCAACAAACATAATTAACAGCGTAATACCTGTTACGTTCGTTACTGAAATATATAAACACTCTAATTGAATGGCTTAAGCTGGGGTCACCACCTTCGCAACGGTCTATGCATATCAAAGTTTCCAAGTATGTTAGCAAAATactcatacacacacacatttttatcAAGACAGGGAATTAAGTGTGGGCTGTACTGCATGTACAAATTGAAATTTTAGTTATAACTTAGGGGGATTGAGCCGCTTTGATAGCTAGCCTAACATCACACAAAGGATTaatgaaattaaaagaaataataaaaacaaaaacaatatcggTGGTACTTTTGGTCTTGTATCTTGTCTATCTGTATAAATTGCCATCTTTTGGCAAACATGTTTACAAATTAGTTTATTTTACAGTTCTTTGAAAAATTGTTAACGTGTACATAGTTTGTAAAGAAACAACCGATTCCGAATGCAATTAAACGTCTAACGTTTTGATATAGTATTTGGTCTAAACGTCTGGCAGACGTCCATGAACGACGATGAGCCCCGCGTGAATCCAACTGAACAGCCACGCTACCACGCATAGAGCGAACCCGGCTCCATAGTTCATACCTTCGAGTTTTACATCAAGTCTTGTCTCGTAGGCAAAGATTGCAAAGCCGATCAGTAAGCAAAGGCCtgcacattaaaacaaaaattcagtATCAAACACAAAAAATGGAATTTTGTAACTATAATCAACTGTTGTAGTTTGGTTGAAGTTAATCgtaatttacaaatatattacatattaatgTTCAAATAAGGGTTTCACTAAATTGCAGGAACGGCAAGTTGGTGTATTATTGAAATTGTACATAATAGTTTAATAAACCgtgcaataataaatattaacaaatctTCTCACCTGCAACAAACGATAGTCCAATAGTGGCGtagaacatattttgtttatctttCATCTTAAACACTCTTAGGCCAGCAGTAACCGCCGCACATACCGTGGCGAAGAATCCGAGGATAACGAATACACGTGTGGCCTTCATGGAGCCTTGAAAGGCAGTCATTCGTTAAGCATTTTGAAATTgccaaaataaatcaaataatgaaaaacaaaGACACTTTATATACTCATCTGAAACTTCTTAGTTTACATATTTGTGTGCACGAAAACGTTTTCAGTATTCTTTAATTTTGGAAAATCAATGAATTCAATAGCGTTCAACTTAGGTGTTCTTAAAGATCTGAAAACTTCTTAACCAAAGATATTCGTTCTTAAATTGTATACTTTGTTAGTGAGTTACATCTGTGAAATCAAAAAACTGCTTCTTGATTATTTACATCCATACATTTTAAAACGTTAGTATGACACGATAAGTGAATTAATCCTTCTTGACTATATTAAACATGTGTACGATAACCCAACACATTTCAGATTTATACGCTCCATACGCCGACATGGACTCCTGCGCTTTATTAATAACAAGCAATCTAACCTGATACCATGGTATACGTTGTACACTCTTCATCCCAACATCTTTTCCACAAACCACTGTGCTCTGATGGATTAATGAACCACGAGTGCTATAGCCAGAAGTGCAAACAAGACGTTAAGACACGCCAGGCCTACCCCCGCAAAACCGACAATCTGCTTCATGTTCATCCTCGAGGATTTGGTACTGCACTGGACTAGAAACAATATTCGCGATTATAccttatgttttattgttaagaaaatgtaataataaattagcaatatcaatataattatatgttaaattattattatgattaatagtagtaatagtaatagtagtagtagtagtagtagtagtagtatagtagtaagtagcgtagagtagtagtagtgtagtagtagtagtagtagtagtagtatagttagtagtagtattagtagtagaagtagtagtagtagaagtagtagtagtagtagttcgtcGAGTAGTGTAGTCGTATTAGTAGTAGTGTAGGTGTAgttagtaggtagtagtagtagtagtagtagtagtagtagtagtagtagtagtagtagagtagtagtagtagtagtagtcgtagtagtagtagagtattagttagtagtagtaaaccgtagtagtagtagtagtagtagtagtgagtagtagtagtagtagtagagtagtagtgtagaagtagtgagtagtagtagtatagtagtagtagtagtagtatagtagtagtagtgtagtagtagtagtgatagtagtagtggtagtagtagtagtagtagtagtagtagtagtagtagtagtagtagtagtagtagtagtagtagtagtagtcgtagtagtagtagtagtagtagtagtagtagtagtagtagtagtagtagtagtagtagtagtagagtagtagtagtagtagtagtagtagtagtgtagtagtagtagtagtagtagtagtagtagtagtagtagtagtagtagtagtagtagtagtagtagtagtagtagtagtcgtagtagtagtagtagtagtagtagtagtagtagtagtagtagtagtagtagtagtagtagtagtagtagtagtagtagtagtagtagtagtagtagtagtagtagtagtagtagtagtagtagtagtagtagtagtagtagtagtagtagtagtagtagtagtagtagtagtagtagtagtagtagtagtagtagtagtagtagtagtagtagaagtagtagtagtagtagtcgtagtagtagtagtagtagtagtagtagtagtagtagtagtaacagtagtagtagtagtagtagtagtagtagtagtagtagtagtagtagtagtagtagtagtagtagtagtagtagtagtagtagtagtagtagtagtagtagtagtagtagtagtagtagtagtagtagtagtagtagtagtagtagtagtagtagtagtagtagtagtagtagtagtagtaacagtgtagtagtagtggtagtagtagtagtagtagtgtagtagtagtagtagtagtagtagtagtagtagtagtagtagtagtagtagtagtagtagtagtagtagtagtagtagtagtagtagtagtcgtagtagtagtagtagtagtagtagtagtgtagtagtagtagtagtagtagtagtagtagtagtagtagtagtagtagtagtagtagtagtagtagtagtagtagtagtagtagtagtagtagtagttgtagtagtagtagtagtagtaatagttgtttcTGTTAATTTACAAGTAGTAATGGTGTTAGTATAAGTTTTAGTAAATTAACACTTTTTACCTGTTCAGAGGAGTCACTACAATCGTctgaatttattaatttgattttgtctGTTATATATCCCTTTACGTCGTGTGCGTATTGTACGATAACTTCCGAGTTCACTGATTGGTGAACATTTGGGGCCTTCCttgttttgattaaaattattcaataaaataaaccaAGAAGATTTATGTGATTAAAATAGACGGTTAAAAGGACTTTTTTTACCAAATGTGTTGTTGATAGTTTCATTTTCAAATCAAAACGCTTGAGGTCACTTGTATTTCTCTGGTTGTCATATACATACTCAAAATTTATAGTTGTGTATGCTTTAGTAAATCGATATCTTATGTAACAGCAAATCTATAGAAAATTGCATCAGTACAAATATCAGGGCTAGGCCGAGCATGACAAATCTTACCAAATCATTACGATGCGGATAAGCAAAAAGCAAGGCTGAGCAGCGTATTTTGGGGGACGATcagaaaattttgaaataaaatgtctgcCCGATATTATGAATAAGAAAAACAGTAGGCGCACATATAGTAttaccattttgttcattttattgAAGTAGTAAAGTAGCGCTTTAGCCAGctgaaataatttatatttataaaattttccCGCGTGCACTTTGTTTAATACACTCATCGATGAACGTCAATTGAATTCGAACCCGATAATTTCAACATATGTaaacattcattaaaaacaataattaaatgtataCTTCAATTTTGgtagaaatacttttttataatt of Dreissena polymorpha isolate Duluth1 chromosome 15, UMN_Dpol_1.0, whole genome shotgun sequence contains these proteins:
- the LOC127859916 gene encoding uncharacterized protein LOC127859916, which codes for MVSGSMKATRVFVILGFFATVCAAVTAGLRVFKMKDKQNMFYATIGLSFVAGLCLLIGFAIFAYETRLDVKLEGMNYGAGFALCVVAWLFSWIHAGLIVVHGRLPDV